Proteins encoded together in one Candidatus Hydrogenedens sp. window:
- a CDS encoding carbonic anhydrase, whose product MNHHLSMLKPEPDEVLKQLLEGNQRFIEGTLQRPHSDPERRVLSSQVSQADYAIATVLSCSDSRVPPEIIFDCGIMDLFVVRLAGNVLSDIALASIEYGVLHVNTPLLLVMAHSQCGAITAVVDALKNEAGTASTHTHEENTNIYKLFDLLSPVVQSMLEKLGPTLSRQEIINLCAREQTRHIIQQIRTQSPAIAEVEKVKAIKIIPVYYELETGRVFQIE is encoded by the coding sequence ATGAATCATCATTTATCTATGTTAAAGCCGGAACCAGATGAAGTATTAAAACAGTTATTAGAAGGGAACCAGCGATTTATAGAAGGAACATTACAACGACCTCATTCCGACCCTGAACGTAGAGTTCTTTCTTCTCAGGTATCACAAGCTGATTATGCAATTGCAACGGTCTTATCTTGTTCTGATTCTCGGGTTCCCCCTGAGATTATTTTTGATTGTGGAATTATGGATTTATTCGTAGTGCGGTTAGCGGGAAACGTGCTTAGTGATATTGCTCTTGCAAGTATTGAATATGGTGTGCTCCATGTTAATACACCATTACTGTTAGTAATGGCACACAGCCAATGCGGTGCCATTACAGCGGTTGTGGACGCTTTAAAAAATGAAGCAGGAACCGCATCTACTCATACGCATGAAGAAAATACAAATATATACAAATTATTTGACCTACTATCCCCCGTAGTTCAATCAATGTTAGAAAAATTAGGACCTACCTTATCACGACAAGAAATAATTAATCTATGTGCTCGTGAACAGACAAGGCACATCATTCAACAGATAAGAACACAAAGCCCTGCAATTGCAGAAGTGGAAAAAGTAAAGGCAATAAAAATTATTCCTGTGTATTATGAATTAGAAACAGGCAGGGTTTTTCAAATAGAATAA
- the gltB gene encoding glutamate synthase large subunit yields MEQEYHQQRTMYEPFFEHDACGVGFIVNIDGKKSHKVIKDALQILVNLTHRGACGCDPETGDGCGILFQIPHRFFEKESDRLGFELPPLFQYGVGMLFLPQSQELRTACKEILRQTIIEEGQEFLGWREVPRNSKAIGWLARSNEPVIEQVFIKSVNNPDTDSFERKLFIIRKSASHKIRTYLGEQKHLFYIPSMSARTIVYKGLFLPEVMDSYYEDLSSPEVDTALAIIHQRYSTNTLPSWPLAQPFRFLAHNGEINTLRGNINLMSSRETDLSSPLFGNDIKKLFPLLTEGASDSAIFDNAFELLVRGGRSVAHAMTMMIPEPWSHHESMSDEKKAYYEFHACKMEPWDGPACMAFTDGVQIGAVLDRNGLRPARYWITDDNQVIMASEVGVLDIPQEKIIKKWRLQPGRMFLIDINEKRIVEDEEIKENLAKRKPYRAWLNLSRIIFPREVLETRPTVELVPLKKRQRIFGYTEEDINFILKPMAEEGAEPVGSMGNDVPLAVLSERPQLLFNYFKQLFAQVTNPPLDPIREEIVMSLETDIGREYNLLDETQEDCQMIHLHSPILTNAQVTYIRNLKKKGHRAESISVLFPVKEGVQGFLNTIDRICKEAEEHINNGATILILSDRGAGLHHAPIPSLLATGAVHHHLVRVHKRTRCGIVVESGEPREVMHFALLCGYGAGAINPYLAFESISHMVETGKIQEDYPGESHRKFVKAIEKGLLKTMSKMGISTLQSYRCAQIFEAVGLSRNVIDRCFTGTPSRIGGLDFEDIAKETLVRHEFAYNPYKHRDNELDIGGAYQWRRRGEFHQWNPETISLIQHATRLKSWEKYLQFSEEVNSRNRTFATLRGLLKFKKGTPIPLEEVEPATEIVKRFCTGAMSYGSISQEAHENLAIAMNRIGGRSNTGEGGEDPKRFIISPNGDSKRSAIKQVASGRFGVTNEYLVNADELQIKMAQGAKPGEGGQLPGHKVYEHIAKVRYSTPGVELISPPPHHDIYSIEDLAQLIYDLKNANIYAKVSVKLVSEVGVGTIAAGVSKGKADLVLISGHDGGTGASPLSSIKHAGLPWELGLAETHQVLVQNNLRDRIKVQVDGQLKTGRDVVIAAMLGADEFGFATAPLIVSGCIMMRKCHSDTCPVGIATQNPELRKKFEGKPEYVVNYFFFVAEEVRRIMAELGFRKFDDMIGRTDYLEYNPYPEHWKARKVDLSAVLAQVKPWEGSTLYCSKKQDHGIEKALDNILLEKAKPAIEHKEPVRFSIQVRNIHRTVGTILSSELTRRHRLGMYTGQLPEDTVWIDCYGVAGQSFGAFIIKGVTLNLIGEANDYIGKGLSGGKIIVRPPENCHIPPEDNIVIGNVALYGATGGEAYFRGVAGERFCVRNSGAWAVVEGVGDHGCEYMTNGRVVVLGKTGRNFSAGMTGGIAFVYDPNNELHIKCNQQTVDMKPLHEKSLPELRYLLERHAQYTGSPIAIKILMNWEKEQEHFIRIMPKDYARALKQMNTTQEESKLKLAN; encoded by the coding sequence ATGGAACAAGAGTATCACCAACAAAGGACAATGTACGAGCCATTTTTTGAACATGATGCATGTGGTGTTGGATTTATAGTAAATATAGATGGTAAGAAATCACATAAAGTAATAAAGGATGCCCTCCAAATTTTGGTTAACCTAACACATCGAGGTGCGTGTGGTTGTGACCCTGAAACAGGGGATGGCTGTGGAATTTTGTTCCAGATACCGCATCGTTTTTTTGAAAAGGAATCAGATAGGTTAGGTTTTGAACTTCCGCCGTTATTTCAATATGGTGTAGGAATGCTTTTCTTACCACAAAGTCAGGAATTAAGAACTGCATGTAAAGAGATTTTAAGGCAAACTATTATTGAAGAGGGTCAGGAATTTTTAGGTTGGCGAGAAGTTCCCCGTAATTCAAAAGCGATTGGCTGGCTTGCTCGTTCAAATGAACCTGTTATAGAGCAGGTATTTATAAAATCGGTCAATAATCCTGACACAGACAGTTTTGAACGGAAACTTTTTATCATACGGAAATCAGCATCGCATAAAATTCGCACCTATTTAGGTGAGCAGAAACATCTTTTTTACATTCCGAGTATGTCTGCACGGACGATTGTTTATAAGGGTTTATTTTTACCAGAGGTTATGGACAGTTATTATGAAGACCTAAGTTCACCAGAGGTTGACACTGCACTTGCTATTATTCATCAACGTTATAGTACAAATACTCTTCCGAGTTGGCCACTTGCTCAACCGTTTCGGTTTCTTGCCCACAATGGTGAGATAAACACGTTACGTGGCAATATCAATCTTATGAGTTCACGTGAGACGGATTTAAGTAGTCCTCTCTTTGGTAATGACATAAAGAAACTGTTTCCATTGTTAACAGAAGGGGCAAGTGATTCTGCCATATTTGATAATGCTTTTGAGCTTCTTGTTCGTGGTGGTCGTAGTGTCGCCCATGCAATGACCATGATGATACCTGAGCCATGGAGTCACCATGAGAGTATGTCCGATGAAAAGAAGGCTTATTATGAGTTTCATGCTTGTAAAATGGAGCCGTGGGATGGTCCTGCATGTATGGCTTTTACAGACGGTGTTCAAATTGGTGCTGTGTTAGACCGAAATGGACTTCGTCCTGCTCGATACTGGATAACGGATGATAATCAGGTTATTATGGCATCTGAAGTTGGTGTGTTGGATATACCTCAGGAAAAGATAATTAAGAAATGGCGACTCCAGCCTGGTCGAATGTTTCTCATTGATATTAATGAAAAACGGATTGTTGAAGATGAGGAGATAAAAGAGAATCTTGCAAAGAGAAAACCTTACCGTGCTTGGCTTAATCTAAGTCGGATTATTTTTCCACGGGAAGTTTTAGAAACTCGACCTACGGTGGAACTGGTCCCACTGAAAAAACGGCAACGTATTTTTGGGTATACAGAGGAAGATATAAATTTTATATTAAAGCCTATGGCAGAAGAAGGAGCAGAACCTGTAGGCTCTATGGGTAATGATGTTCCTCTCGCTGTCCTTTCTGAACGCCCACAGTTACTATTTAACTATTTCAAACAGCTTTTCGCACAAGTCACAAATCCCCCGTTAGACCCGATTCGTGAAGAAATTGTGATGTCCCTTGAAACAGATATTGGGCGAGAATACAATTTATTGGATGAAACCCAAGAAGACTGCCAAATGATACATCTACACTCTCCAATTCTGACCAATGCCCAGGTTACTTATATTCGAAATTTAAAAAAGAAAGGGCATCGGGCTGAATCTATAAGTGTATTATTTCCCGTAAAAGAGGGGGTGCAAGGATTTCTGAATACTATTGATAGAATTTGTAAAGAGGCAGAGGAACATATAAATAATGGAGCAACCATTCTTATCCTTTCGGACCGTGGTGCTGGCTTACATCATGCGCCAATTCCGAGTTTGTTAGCCACTGGAGCAGTTCACCATCATTTAGTGCGTGTTCATAAACGGACACGTTGCGGAATTGTAGTTGAAAGTGGTGAACCACGTGAAGTTATGCATTTTGCTTTGTTATGTGGGTATGGTGCTGGTGCGATTAATCCCTACCTTGCGTTTGAAAGTATCTCGCACATGGTAGAGACAGGAAAGATACAAGAAGATTATCCAGGAGAATCGCATAGGAAGTTTGTAAAAGCGATAGAAAAAGGCTTATTAAAAACAATGTCTAAAATGGGTATTTCTACCCTTCAGAGTTATCGTTGTGCTCAAATTTTTGAGGCAGTGGGATTAAGTCGCAATGTTATTGACCGCTGTTTTACAGGGACACCTTCTCGCATTGGTGGGTTAGATTTTGAAGATATAGCCAAGGAAACATTGGTTCGTCATGAGTTCGCATATAATCCCTATAAGCACCGTGATAATGAATTAGATATTGGTGGGGCGTATCAATGGCGTAGACGAGGTGAGTTTCATCAATGGAACCCTGAGACAATTTCACTTATCCAGCATGCTACGCGTTTGAAGAGTTGGGAAAAGTATTTGCAATTTTCTGAGGAGGTAAATAGTCGTAATAGAACATTTGCTACGTTGCGAGGGCTATTAAAGTTTAAGAAAGGCACTCCAATTCCTTTAGAAGAGGTCGAGCCTGCCACGGAAATTGTAAAACGTTTTTGTACTGGGGCTATGTCCTACGGTTCCATTAGTCAGGAGGCTCATGAAAATCTTGCTATTGCAATGAACCGTATTGGAGGTCGAAGTAACACAGGTGAAGGTGGAGAAGACCCCAAACGGTTTATTATCAGCCCAAATGGGGATAGCAAACGAAGTGCAATAAAACAGGTTGCCTCTGGTAGATTTGGAGTTACCAATGAATACCTTGTAAATGCAGATGAACTTCAAATAAAGATGGCACAGGGAGCCAAGCCAGGTGAAGGTGGACAACTTCCAGGGCATAAAGTATATGAACACATTGCAAAAGTTCGATACTCCACACCTGGGGTAGAACTGATATCTCCACCTCCTCATCATGATATTTACTCAATTGAAGACCTGGCACAACTTATATATGACTTAAAAAATGCAAATATCTATGCTAAAGTATCTGTAAAGTTGGTTTCGGAAGTCGGTGTCGGAACAATCGCTGCAGGTGTTTCAAAAGGGAAAGCAGACCTTGTTTTAATTAGTGGGCATGATGGAGGTACAGGTGCCTCTCCGTTAAGTTCTATTAAGCATGCGGGCTTACCTTGGGAATTAGGCTTGGCAGAAACACATCAAGTCCTTGTTCAAAATAATTTGCGCGACCGGATAAAGGTACAGGTTGATGGTCAGCTAAAAACAGGTAGAGATGTTGTTATTGCAGCAATGTTGGGTGCGGACGAATTCGGTTTTGCTACAGCCCCTCTTATTGTTAGTGGGTGTATTATGATGAGGAAATGCCATAGTGATACTTGCCCTGTTGGCATAGCCACACAAAATCCAGAGTTGCGAAAAAAGTTTGAAGGTAAACCTGAATATGTAGTGAATTATTTCTTCTTTGTTGCGGAAGAAGTACGTCGTATTATGGCTGAATTAGGGTTCCGTAAATTTGATGATATGATAGGAAGGACAGATTATCTTGAATATAACCCTTACCCTGAACACTGGAAAGCGAGGAAGGTTGACCTTTCAGCAGTGTTAGCACAAGTTAAGCCATGGGAAGGTTCAACATTATATTGCAGTAAAAAACAAGACCATGGCATTGAGAAGGCATTGGACAATATTTTATTAGAGAAGGCGAAACCTGCTATAGAACATAAAGAGCCTGTCCGATTTTCAATACAGGTTCGGAATATTCACCGAACAGTAGGCACCATCTTATCAAGTGAGTTAACACGTAGGCATCGTTTGGGAATGTATACAGGGCAATTACCAGAGGATACGGTCTGGATTGATTGCTATGGAGTCGCTGGTCAAAGTTTCGGTGCGTTCATAATAAAAGGTGTTACCCTGAATTTGATTGGCGAAGCGAACGATTATATTGGGAAAGGGTTGTCTGGTGGAAAAATCATTGTTCGTCCGCCAGAAAACTGTCATATCCCGCCAGAAGATAATATTGTGATAGGCAATGTGGCTCTCTATGGAGCGACAGGCGGTGAAGCTTACTTCCGTGGTGTTGCAGGTGAGCGGTTTTGTGTTCGCAACTCTGGGGCTTGGGCTGTTGTAGAAGGTGTTGGGGACCACGGCTGTGAATATATGACGAATGGAAGGGTGGTAGTCCTTGGGAAAACAGGTAGAAACTTTTCAGCGGGAATGACAGGTGGCATTGCTTTTGTATATGACCCCAATAATGAACTTCATATAAAGTGTAATCAGCAAACGGTAGATATGAAACCTCTACATGAAAAGAGTCTACCAGAGTTGCGATATTTGCTTGAAAGGCATGCCCAATATACAGGAAGTCCTATTGCAATTAAGATATTAATGAATTGGGAAAAAGAACAGGAACATTTTATCCGTATAATGCCTAAAGATTATGCTCGTGCCTTAAAACAAATGAATACGACACAGGAAGAATCTAAATTAAAGTTAGCAAATTAG
- a CDS encoding DUF1330 domain-containing protein has product MNVHHEREKENLREHGKGGKDVEKAYIFQAVWFKKPNGASRYRSYLEAANPIATKYGAHRMVGLVPREILRGDFHPDYCCVIEWPSIEHYYQFLKDPHYQSIAPMREEAIEKVVVIDCHRIS; this is encoded by the coding sequence ATGAACGTTCATCATGAACGAGAAAAGGAAAATTTGCGTGAACATGGAAAGGGTGGCAAAGATGTAGAGAAGGCATATATTTTTCAAGCAGTGTGGTTTAAGAAACCGAATGGGGCATCAAGATATCGCTCTTACTTGGAAGCGGCAAATCCGATAGCGACGAAATACGGTGCTCATCGAATGGTTGGGTTAGTTCCGAGAGAAATTCTTCGTGGCGATTTTCATCCCGATTATTGTTGTGTAATTGAATGGCCTTCTATAGAACATTATTACCAATTTTTAAAAGACCCGCATTATCAAAGTATTGCGCCAATGAGGGAAGAGGCTATCGAAAAAGTGGTCGTGATTGACTGCCACCGTATAAGTTAA
- a CDS encoding aldehyde dehydrogenase family protein produces MTRKELKVMNPYTEKEMYSFPMDTMEEAIAKVEKAHKAYQDWKCTSIETRKQLCLRFMEEFEKSRDKIAREITEQMGKPLWQSQNEVNTMLDRAQYMIGIAEKTLADEYLPEKPGFVRYIRHEPIGVVLDISAWNYPLLIAVNVIVPAIMAGNAVIVKHARLTPLCGKAFVECFEKAGAPEGLIQDLIADHQVVDAVIKHPKIGFVSFTGSVRGGHEIVQSASTRFINQGLELGGKDPAYVCADAPFDFAVANCVDGAFYNAGQSCCAVERIYVEKPIYEKFVEAFVELTRQYKLGDPMQKETTIGPLAVSSAREFLKKQVEEAVAMGGTLVVSPSEFETPNHGWFFAPAVVANAPQKSSLMQEESFGTVIGILPVSGDEEAITYMNDSPYGLTASIWTSDFERAKRIGERVETGTFYMNRCDYLDPALPWTGVKDTGRGASLSHYGYYQLTQLKSMHLRTQWQ; encoded by the coding sequence ATGACAAGGAAAGAATTAAAAGTTATGAATCCATATACGGAAAAAGAAATGTATTCCTTTCCAATGGATACTATGGAAGAAGCCATAGCAAAAGTTGAAAAAGCACATAAAGCCTATCAGGATTGGAAATGTACATCGATAGAAACACGTAAACAACTATGTTTACGGTTTATGGAGGAATTTGAGAAATCACGCGACAAAATAGCCCGTGAAATTACGGAACAAATGGGCAAACCGCTATGGCAATCCCAAAATGAGGTCAACACCATGTTAGACCGAGCACAATATATGATAGGAATTGCTGAGAAAACATTAGCAGATGAATATTTGCCTGAAAAGCCTGGTTTCGTTCGCTATATTCGTCATGAACCTATTGGCGTGGTTCTTGATATTTCCGCATGGAATTATCCTTTACTTATTGCTGTCAATGTCATTGTGCCAGCTATTATGGCTGGTAATGCTGTGATAGTAAAACATGCACGGCTAACACCTCTCTGTGGAAAAGCATTTGTTGAATGTTTTGAAAAGGCAGGAGCACCAGAAGGGTTGATTCAAGATTTAATTGCAGACCATCAGGTCGTTGATGCTGTGATAAAACATCCAAAGATAGGCTTCGTTTCGTTTACTGGTTCCGTACGAGGCGGACACGAAATTGTTCAAAGTGCATCTACCCGATTTATCAATCAAGGTTTGGAATTAGGAGGGAAAGACCCAGCTTATGTTTGTGCCGATGCACCCTTCGATTTTGCAGTAGCGAACTGTGTTGATGGGGCTTTTTATAATGCAGGACAATCCTGCTGTGCAGTGGAACGAATTTATGTGGAAAAACCTATCTATGAGAAATTTGTAGAAGCATTTGTAGAACTAACCCGACAATATAAATTGGGTGACCCCATGCAGAAAGAAACAACAATAGGACCTCTTGCCGTCTCTTCAGCACGTGAGTTTCTGAAAAAGCAAGTAGAAGAAGCAGTTGCTATGGGCGGAACGTTAGTGGTGAGCCCCTCAGAGTTTGAAACGCCTAATCATGGATGGTTCTTTGCTCCAGCTGTCGTTGCGAATGCCCCTCAAAAATCATCTCTCATGCAAGAAGAGAGTTTTGGAACAGTTATTGGAATTTTACCTGTCTCTGGTGATGAAGAAGCCATTACTTATATGAATGACAGTCCGTATGGATTAACTGCATCTATTTGGACCTCTGATTTCGAAAGAGCAAAACGTATCGGTGAACGGGTTGAAACTGGTACTTTTTATATGAACCGTTGTGATTACTTAGACCCTGCTCTTCCCTGGACAGGGGTTAAGGATACTGGAAGAGGTGCCTCTCTTTCCCATTACGGCTACTATCAACTGACACAATTAAAAAGTATGCACTTACGAACCCAATGGCAATAA